A stretch of the Mycolicibacterium celeriflavum genome encodes the following:
- a CDS encoding fibronectin type III domain-containing protein produces MAEWLVLALLVPAIVVPVVLLFGFAGCDQVFGLDRLDAPQPAPIIESATGKSLSTITLTWAIDQTATSIEFERTRVDAPGELYKFTVPASPPSHDDSAGLNPATTYEYTARAVFADGDRSEASAPVRASTLTPPAFDAVGAGNTGAGTANVTTTWSHTASGDSSAVVVGLRWSHTGGFFPPSGTPTRTATYGGTLMTSLGVVGLNNAALTDINGTFVYHEFFGLLSPPTGEQPVSISVARPGAGSITVEGCSASYSAVSAFGSISANFGTEPGTSLSQNVISAMSERVVQMFTTASGPITNYNQTLRFGGVANGIGFVIGDAPGAASVPFTATRADSVDYAGLAVRLTPIS; encoded by the coding sequence ATGGCCGAGTGGTTGGTTCTGGCACTTCTTGTTCCGGCCATTGTCGTTCCGGTTGTGCTTCTCTTCGGCTTCGCCGGTTGCGACCAGGTTTTCGGGCTAGATCGTCTGGACGCTCCACAACCCGCGCCCATCATCGAGTCGGCCACAGGCAAGAGTCTGAGCACCATCACGCTGACATGGGCGATCGACCAAACGGCAACGAGTATCGAGTTCGAACGAACCAGAGTCGACGCGCCGGGCGAGCTGTACAAATTCACCGTGCCGGCATCACCTCCCAGCCACGATGACAGTGCCGGGTTGAACCCCGCAACGACCTATGAGTACACGGCGCGTGCGGTTTTCGCTGACGGTGACAGATCCGAAGCGTCGGCGCCGGTACGGGCCAGCACCCTCACCCCTCCCGCCTTCGACGCTGTAGGGGCTGGGAACACCGGCGCAGGCACCGCCAACGTCACCACCACCTGGTCTCATACAGCGTCCGGTGACTCCAGTGCGGTCGTGGTCGGTTTGCGGTGGTCACACACGGGCGGGTTCTTCCCCCCTAGTGGGACGCCTACGCGGACGGCAACGTACGGCGGAACTCTCATGACCTCGCTCGGGGTGGTCGGCCTCAACAACGCGGCACTCACCGACATCAACGGCACTTTCGTCTACCACGAGTTCTTCGGCTTACTCAGCCCCCCGACGGGTGAGCAACCAGTGTCGATCTCCGTTGCACGACCTGGCGCCGGTTCCATAACTGTCGAAGGATGCTCGGCCTCCTACAGCGCGGTGTCCGCATTCGGTTCCATCTCGGCGAACTTCGGCACGGAACCGGGCACGTCGCTGTCGCAGAATGTCATTTCGGCCATGTCTGAAAGGGTCGTCCAGATGTTCACGACGGCGTCAGGTCCGATCACCAACTACAACCAGACATTGCGTTTCGGTGGCGTGGCCAACGGAATTGGCTTCGTCATAGGAGACGCCCCAGGAGCCGCGTCGGTTCCATTCACCGCAACCCGAGCAGACAGTGTCGATTATGCCGGGCTCGCTGTGCGACTTACTCCGATCTCCTAG